Proteins encoded in a region of the Salipiger sp. CCB-MM3 genome:
- a CDS encoding SDR family NAD(P)-dependent oxidoreductase: MKDIVADPAIAPQPYESLDRFEGATVIVTGASTGIGRATARRFVLEGANVAMVARSEDDLAEAAEGLPEARVLKISADVSKEEDAKRIAAETLAHFGAIDVLVNNAGTAVMGSIEEVDRESWDKVIDTDLTGLYMVTRAAWPALRTARGNVVNTSSVSGTGGDWNMFAYNAAKGGVTNLTHALALDARESGVRVNAVNPSITRSALTEDMFENEDLLQKFMERLPLGRPGEPEDVAAAICFLASRDACFINGVNLAVDGGLSASNGQPPQA, from the coding sequence ATGAAAGATATTGTTGCAGACCCCGCCATCGCCCCGCAGCCCTATGAGAGCCTCGACCGTTTCGAGGGCGCCACGGTGATCGTCACCGGTGCCAGCACCGGCATTGGCCGCGCCACCGCCCGCCGCTTCGTGCTGGAAGGCGCCAATGTCGCCATGGTGGCGCGCAGCGAAGACGACCTTGCAGAGGCGGCAGAGGGGCTGCCCGAGGCGCGGGTGCTGAAGATCAGCGCCGATGTGTCGAAGGAAGAGGACGCCAAGCGCATCGCGGCGGAGACGCTGGCGCATTTCGGCGCCATCGACGTGCTGGTGAACAACGCCGGGACCGCCGTCATGGGCAGCATTGAGGAGGTGGACCGCGAAAGCTGGGACAAGGTGATCGATACCGATCTCACCGGGCTTTACATGGTCACCCGTGCGGCTTGGCCCGCGCTGCGCACGGCGCGCGGCAATGTGGTCAACACCTCTTCGGTTTCGGGCACAGGGGGCGACTGGAACATGTTCGCCTATAATGCCGCCAAGGGCGGGGTCACCAATCTGACTCACGCGCTGGCGCTGGACGCGCGCGAAAGCGGCGTGCGGGTAAATGCGGTGAACCCCTCGATCACCCGCTCGGCGCTGACCGAGGATATGTTCGAGAACGAAGATCTGCTGCAGAAATTCATGGAGCGCCTGCCGCTGGGCCGCCCCGGCGAGCCCGAAGATGTGGCCGCGGCGATCTGCTTTCTGGCCTCGCGCGATGCCTGTTTCATCAATGGTGTGAACCTTGCGGTTGACGGCGGGCTGTCGGCCTCGAACGGCCAGCCGCCGCAGGCTTAA
- a CDS encoding S49 family peptidase yields the protein MKSPIPFLKSKPTVSVVRLQGAIGMAGRGSLNDTTLAPVLERAFRRGKPKAVALEINSPGGSPVQSSLIGARIRRLSEETKVPVYAFVEDVAASGGYWIASAADEIFADESSILGSIGVISAGFGAHVFLSRQGIERRVHTAGKSKSMLDPFRPESEEDVARLERILGQLHETFITQIKERRGSKLANDPDLFTGEIWIGRSAVEVGLADGTAHLVPGMKARFGDKVKFRRYGVKKRLIPKLGLSLAEETMGLIEERAGFARFGL from the coding sequence ATGAAAAGCCCGATCCCCTTCCTGAAAAGCAAACCCACCGTCTCGGTCGTGCGCCTGCAGGGCGCCATCGGCATGGCGGGACGCGGCAGTCTCAACGACACCACGCTGGCGCCGGTGCTGGAACGCGCCTTCCGGCGCGGCAAGCCCAAGGCGGTGGCGCTGGAGATCAATTCGCCCGGCGGCTCGCCGGTGCAGAGCTCGCTCATCGGCGCGCGCATCCGGCGGCTGTCGGAAGAGACCAAAGTGCCGGTCTATGCCTTCGTCGAGGATGTGGCGGCCTCGGGCGGCTATTGGATCGCCTCGGCGGCGGATGAGATCTTTGCCGACGAAAGCTCGATCCTCGGCTCGATCGGGGTGATCTCGGCGGGCTTCGGCGCGCATGTCTTTCTCAGCCGGCAGGGGATCGAGCGGCGGGTGCATACCGCGGGGAAATCCAAGAGCATGCTGGACCCGTTCCGTCCCGAGAGCGAAGAGGATGTGGCGCGGCTCGAGCGCATCCTCGGCCAGTTGCACGAGACCTTCATCACGCAGATCAAGGAGCGGCGGGGCAGCAAGCTTGCCAATGATCCCGATCTCTTTACCGGCGAGATCTGGATCGGGCGCTCCGCGGTGGAGGTCGGGCTGGCCGATGGCACCGCGCATCTGGTGCCGGGGATGAAGGCGCGGTTCGGCGACAAGGTGAAGTTCCGCCGCTATGGCGTGAAGAAGCGGCTGATCCCGAAGCTGGGCCTGAGCCTTGCCGAAGAGACGATGGGGCTGATCGAGGAACGCGCGGGCTTCGCGCGCTTCGGGCTCTGA
- a CDS encoding calcium/sodium antiporter: MVFVYAALGLVILLLAGDALVKGAVNLSLRMGIPALIVSLTIVAFGTSAPELLISIQAALDGVPGIALGNVVGSNTANVLLVLGVPALITVLHTSGHDTRKSYAIMIGASLLFIALAFRGTFDWIAGLVMLGVMALILWDSVRDALSHRKNGKADAELEDLEDPEGADPDMPGWKIAVYLVLGLVGLPVGANLLIDSATEIAAMFGVPDTVIGLTLVALGTSLPELATTVMAAIRRQADVALGNVIGSNVFNLLAIIGVAALIKPMPVDPQFLSFDLWVMLAASLILVPFVFMKRDIGRVWGVVLSALYIGYVSYVLI; this comes from the coding sequence ATGGTTTTTGTCTACGCGGCCCTCGGCCTTGTGATCCTGCTTTTGGCGGGGGATGCGCTGGTCAAGGGGGCGGTGAACCTATCTTTGCGCATGGGGATCCCGGCGCTGATCGTTAGCCTCACCATCGTGGCCTTCGGCACATCCGCGCCCGAGTTGCTGATCTCGATACAGGCCGCGCTCGACGGCGTTCCGGGGATCGCGCTGGGCAATGTGGTGGGCTCGAACACCGCCAACGTGCTGCTGGTGCTGGGCGTTCCGGCACTGATCACCGTGCTGCACACCTCCGGCCACGACACGCGCAAGAGCTATGCGATCATGATCGGCGCCTCGCTGCTTTTCATCGCGCTGGCCTTCCGCGGCACCTTCGACTGGATCGCGGGGCTGGTGATGCTGGGCGTCATGGCGCTGATCTTGTGGGATTCGGTGCGCGACGCGCTGAGCCACCGCAAGAACGGCAAGGCCGATGCCGAGCTTGAGGACCTGGAAGATCCCGAGGGTGCGGATCCCGACATGCCGGGCTGGAAAATCGCGGTCTATCTGGTGCTGGGCCTCGTCGGCCTGCCGGTGGGCGCCAACCTGCTGATCGACAGCGCCACCGAGATCGCCGCCATGTTCGGCGTGCCCGACACGGTGATCGGCCTGACGCTGGTGGCGCTTGGTACCTCGCTGCCCGAGCTTGCGACCACGGTGATGGCGGCGATCCGGCGGCAGGCGGATGTGGCGCTTGGCAACGTCATCGGCTCGAACGTCTTCAACCTGCTGGCGATCATCGGCGTCGCGGCGCTGATCAAGCCGATGCCGGTGGATCCGCAATTCCTGAGCTTCGATCTGTGGGTGATGCTGGCGGCCTCGCTGATCCTCGTGCCCTTCGTCTTCATGAAGCGCGACATCGGACGCGTCTGGGGGGTGGTGCTCTCGGCGCTTTACATCGGATATGTCAGCTACGTTCTGATCTGA
- a CDS encoding SDR family oxidoreductase: MGIEKRALVTGAGKRLGRAMALYLAERGFDVAVHYGGSAEAAEEVAALVREKGGRAVTLQADLLDERQVTPLVGRAAEALGGPLGLLINNASIFEHDDMETATRDSWDRAMESNLRAPFVLLQSFAAQAPEAETDERGEPRARALCVNMLDQRLRKLTPEFISYTLAKSALWTLTQTGARALAPNVRINAIGPGPTLQGADQSAEGFATQRAATVLQRGSNPEDICGALGYFLDAPGVTGQFLCTDGGQHLAWQTPDTCDRD, translated from the coding sequence ATGGGTATCGAGAAACGCGCGCTGGTGACCGGCGCGGGCAAGCGGCTGGGCCGGGCGATGGCGCTGTATCTGGCGGAGCGCGGCTTTGACGTGGCGGTGCATTACGGCGGCTCGGCGGAGGCGGCCGAAGAGGTCGCGGCGCTGGTGCGCGAGAAGGGCGGCCGGGCGGTCACGCTGCAGGCCGATCTGCTGGACGAGCGGCAAGTGACCCCGCTGGTGGGGCGCGCTGCCGAGGCGCTTGGCGGGCCGCTCGGCCTGCTGATCAACAACGCTTCGATCTTCGAGCATGACGACATGGAGACAGCGACGCGCGACAGCTGGGACCGGGCGATGGAATCGAACCTGCGCGCGCCCTTTGTGCTGCTGCAGAGCTTCGCGGCGCAGGCGCCCGAGGCCGAAACCGACGAGCGCGGCGAGCCGCGGGCCCGCGCGCTTTGCGTCAACATGCTTGACCAGCGGCTGCGCAAGCTGACGCCGGAGTTCATCAGCTATACGCTGGCCAAATCGGCGCTCTGGACGCTGACCCAGACCGGGGCGCGGGCGCTGGCGCCGAACGTGCGGATCAATGCCATCGGGCCGGGGCCGACATTGCAGGGCGCCGATCAGAGCGCCGAGGGCTTCGCCACGCAGCGCGCGGCGACGGTTCTGCAGCGCGGATCGAACCCCGAGGACATCTGCGGCGCGCTGGGATATTTCCTCGATGCGCCGGGGGTGACCGGGCAGTTCCTCTGCACCGATGGCGGCCAGCATCTGGCATGGCAGACGCCCGACACCTGCGACCGCGACTAA
- the uvrC gene encoding excinuclease ABC subunit UvrC, translated as MNDEADIPKVAPKRGYEVIHGYLKTLDSSPGVYRMLDDQSRVLYVGKARNLKARVSSYSRSSAQHSRRISRMISETASMMFLTTRTETEALLLEQNLIKQLKPKFNVLLRDDKSFPNILVTTEHDFPQIKKHRGAKSEKGAYYGPFASAGAVNRTLTQLQRVFLLRNCSDSMFDSRTRPCLLFQIRRCSGPCTGEISAEDYAESVRDAQRFLSGKSTEMQARLADQMMAASEAMEFERAAALRDRIRALTQVQSVQGINPQGVEEADVVALHMEHGQACVQVFFIRSGQNWGNRDFYPRVGDDVEEAEVLEAFLGQFYDTKEPPRLVLLSHEIESPDLMSEALSGKLGRKVEIAVPKRGEKAELVEGAARNARESLGRRMAETATQAKLLRGVAEAFGLDGPPQRIEVYDNSHIMGTNAVGGMIVAGPEGYMKNQYRKYNIRGEDLVPGDDFGMMKEVLTRRFTRLLKEDPERDKGLWPDLLLIDGGAGQVSAVWEIMQEYGVEDIPMVGVAKGVDRDHGKEEFHRIGERPFALQRNDPVLYFIQRLRDEAHRFAIGTHRAKRAKSQMANPLDEVPGVGAARKRALLQHFGSAKAVARANLADLKAVDGVSEALAERIYDFFHEKG; from the coding sequence ATGAACGACGAAGCAGACATTCCGAAAGTCGCGCCGAAACGCGGCTACGAGGTCATCCACGGCTACCTCAAGACGCTCGACTCCAGTCCGGGCGTCTATCGCATGCTGGATGACCAGAGCCGGGTGCTCTACGTCGGCAAGGCGCGCAATCTGAAGGCGCGGGTGTCGAGCTATTCGCGGTCTTCGGCGCAGCACTCGCGGCGGATCAGCCGGATGATCTCGGAAACCGCGTCGATGATGTTCCTGACCACGCGCACCGAGACCGAGGCGCTGCTGCTGGAACAGAACCTGATCAAGCAGCTCAAGCCGAAGTTCAACGTGCTGCTGCGCGACGACAAGAGCTTTCCGAACATCCTCGTCACCACCGAACATGACTTTCCGCAGATCAAGAAGCACCGCGGCGCGAAGAGCGAGAAGGGGGCTTACTACGGTCCCTTCGCCAGCGCCGGGGCGGTGAACCGCACGCTGACGCAGCTGCAGCGGGTGTTCTTGCTGCGCAACTGCTCGGACTCGATGTTCGACAGCCGCACGCGGCCCTGTCTGCTGTTTCAGATCCGCCGCTGTTCGGGGCCCTGCACGGGTGAGATCAGCGCCGAGGATTACGCGGAATCGGTGCGCGACGCGCAGCGCTTCCTGTCGGGCAAATCCACCGAGATGCAGGCGCGGCTGGCCGATCAGATGATGGCGGCCTCCGAGGCGATGGAGTTCGAGCGCGCCGCGGCATTGCGCGACCGTATTCGCGCGCTGACGCAGGTGCAGTCGGTGCAGGGCATCAACCCGCAGGGCGTGGAAGAGGCCGACGTCGTGGCGCTGCATATGGAGCATGGGCAGGCCTGCGTGCAGGTGTTCTTCATCCGCTCGGGGCAGAACTGGGGCAACCGCGACTTTTATCCGCGCGTCGGCGATGACGTGGAGGAGGCGGAGGTGCTCGAAGCCTTCCTCGGCCAGTTCTACGACACCAAGGAGCCGCCGCGGCTGGTGCTGCTGAGCCATGAGATCGAGAGCCCGGATCTGATGTCGGAGGCGCTCAGTGGCAAGCTGGGCCGCAAGGTCGAGATCGCGGTGCCGAAGCGCGGCGAGAAGGCGGAGCTGGTCGAGGGCGCGGCGCGCAACGCGCGTGAGAGCCTCGGGCGCCGCATGGCCGAGACCGCGACACAGGCCAAGCTGCTGCGCGGTGTGGCCGAAGCCTTCGGGCTCGACGGGCCGCCGCAGCGCATCGAGGTCTACGACAACTCGCATATCATGGGCACCAACGCCGTCGGCGGGATGATCGTCGCCGGGCCGGAAGGCTACATGAAGAACCAGTACCGCAAGTACAACATCCGCGGTGAGGATCTGGTGCCGGGCGACGACTTCGGCATGATGAAAGAGGTGCTGACGCGCCGCTTCACCCGGCTGCTGAAAGAGGACCCCGAGCGTGACAAGGGACTCTGGCCCGACCTGCTGCTGATCGACGGCGGCGCCGGGCAGGTCTCGGCGGTCTGGGAGATCATGCAGGAATATGGCGTCGAGGATATCCCGATGGTGGGCGTCGCCAAGGGCGTCGACCGCGACCACGGCAAGGAAGAGTTCCACCGCATCGGCGAGCGGCCCTTTGCGTTGCAGCGCAATGATCCGGTGCTCTACTTCATCCAGCGTCTGCGCGACGAGGCGCACCGCTTCGCCATCGGCACGCACCGCGCCAAGCGCGCCAAGTCGCAGATGGCCAACCCGCTCGATGAGGTGCCCGGCGTCGGCGCGGCGCGCAAGCGGGCGCTGCTGCAGCATTTCGGCTCGGCCAAGGCGGTGGCGCGGGCGAATCTGGCGGACCTGAAGGCAGTGGACGGGGTCAGCGAGGCGCTGGCCGAGCGCATCTACGATTTCTTCCACGAGAAGGGCTAG
- the argC gene encoding N-acetyl-gamma-glutamyl-phosphate reductase: MAHKVFIDGEAGTTGLQIRERLEARADITLVQVDPARRKDADARSEALAEADVAILCLPDDAARETVRLAEPHGTKIIDASTAHRVAEGWVFGFAEMAEGQREAIAAAQFVSNPGCWSTCAIALIRPLVDAGLIDPAAGPAISGVSGYTGGGKGMIAEYESGETNGSFLYGASQGHKHLPEIVKHGLLSAVPVFVPSVGAYAQGMAVAVQLPAMGSEGQAAAEAALRKAYAGERFVSVVEASVHEPRVMPQRLNGTNALELSVHGNPATGAVTLIGVLDNLGKGASGAAVQNLNIMLGCDEAAGLEGAEAAAA, encoded by the coding sequence ATGGCCCATAAGGTGTTCATCGACGGCGAGGCTGGCACGACCGGTCTGCAAATCCGCGAGCGGCTCGAAGCGCGCGCGGATATCACGCTCGTTCAGGTGGACCCGGCCCGACGCAAGGACGCCGACGCGCGTTCCGAGGCGCTGGCCGAAGCCGATGTGGCCATCCTGTGCCTGCCCGATGATGCCGCGCGCGAGACCGTGCGGCTGGCCGAACCGCATGGCACGAAGATCATCGACGCCTCCACCGCGCACCGCGTCGCCGAAGGCTGGGTCTTCGGGTTCGCCGAGATGGCCGAGGGCCAGCGCGAGGCGATCGCCGCGGCGCAATTCGTGTCCAACCCCGGCTGCTGGTCGACCTGCGCCATTGCGCTGATCCGCCCGCTGGTGGACGCGGGGCTCATCGACCCCGCCGCGGGGCCGGCCATTTCCGGCGTGTCGGGCTATACCGGCGGCGGCAAGGGCATGATCGCCGAGTATGAAAGCGGCGAGACCAATGGCTCGTTCCTCTATGGCGCGTCGCAAGGCCACAAGCACCTGCCGGAGATCGTCAAGCACGGGCTGCTGAGCGCGGTGCCGGTGTTTGTGCCCTCCGTGGGCGCCTATGCGCAGGGCATGGCGGTGGCGGTGCAACTGCCCGCCATGGGCAGCGAGGGTCAGGCCGCGGCCGAGGCGGCGCTGCGCAAGGCCTATGCCGGTGAGCGTTTCGTGTCGGTGGTCGAGGCATCGGTGCATGAGCCGCGGGTCATGCCGCAGCGGCTCAACGGCACCAACGCGCTGGAGCTTTCCGTGCATGGCAACCCGGCGACCGGCGCGGTGACGCTGATCGGCGTGCTCGACAACCTTGGCAAAGGCGCGTCGGGCGCGGCGGTGCAGAACCTCAACATCATGCTCGGCTGCGACGAGGCCGCAGGGCTTGAGGGGGCCGAGGCCGCGGCAGCCTGA